In a single window of the Portunus trituberculatus isolate SZX2019 chromosome 9, ASM1759143v1, whole genome shotgun sequence genome:
- the LOC123501184 gene encoding sodium/potassium-transporting ATPase subunit alpha-B-like isoform X4, producing the protein MRRDAYAVQEEETAAENGDATSKKKNVKGKRKGEKEKDMDNLKQELELDEHKVPIEELFQRLSVNPDTGLTQAEARRRLERDGPNALTPPKQTPEWVKFCKNLFGGFSLLLWIGAILCFIAYSIEAASEEEPNNDNLYLGIVLTAVVIITGIFSYYQESKSSRIMESFKNLVPQYAIVIREGEKLNVQAEELCIGDIIDVKFGDRIPADMRVIEARGFKVDNSSLTGESEPQSRSPEFTSENPLETKNLAFFSTNAVEGTCKGIVINIGDNTVMGRIAGLASGLETGETPIAKEISHFIHIITGVAVFLGVTFFVIAFILGYHWLDAVVFLIGIIVANVPEGLLATVTVCLTLTAKRMAAKNCLVKNLEAVETLGSTSTICSDKTGTLTQNRMTVAHMWFDNTIIEADTSEDQSGCQYDKTSEGWKALSRIAALCNRAEFKTGQEDVPILKREVNGDASEAALLKCVELAIGDVRGWRSRNKKVCEIPFNSTNKYQVSIHETQDKNDLRYLLVMKGAPERILERCSTIFMNGEEKPLDEEMKESFNNAYLELGGLGERVLGFCDYVLPSDKYPLGYPFDADAVNFPVHGLRFVGLMSMIDPPRAAVPDAVAKCRSAGIKVIMVTGDHPITAKAIAKSVGIISEGNETVEDIAQRLNIPIKEVDPREAKAAVVHGSELRDMTSEQLDDVLIHHTEIVFARTSPQQKLIIVEGCQRMGAIVAVTGDGVNDSPALKKADIGVAMGIAGSDVSKQAADMILLDDNFASIVTGVEEGRLIFDNLKKSIAYTLTSNIPEISPFLFFMIASVPLPLGTVTILCIDLGTDMVPAISLAYEEAESDIMKRQPRNPFTDKLVNERLISMAYGQIGMIQALAGFYVYFVIMAENGFLPPILFGIREQWDSKAINDLEDYYGQEWTYHDRKILEYTCHTAFFVAIVVVQWADLIICKTRRNSILHQGMKNMVLNFGLCFETTLAAFLSYTPGMDKGLRMYPLKFYWWLPALPFSLLIFVYDECRRFVLRRNPGGWVEMETYY; encoded by the exons tcaaaaaagaagaatgtcaaggggaagaggaaaggggagaaggagaaggatatggACAACCTGAAACAGGAATTGGAACTTGATGAACACAAGGTCCCCATAGAAGAACTCTTTCAGCGCCTCTCCGTCAATCCTGACACA GGTTTGACACAAGCTGAGGCCCGTCGCAGGTTAGAAAGGGATGGCCCCAACGCCCTCACCCCTCCCAAGCAAACTCCAGAATGGGTCAAATTTTGCAAGAACCTGTTTGGTGGATTCTCACTGCTGCTGTGGATTGGTGCCATTCTCTGCTTCATTGCTTACTCCATTGAGGCTGCATCAGAGGAGGAacccaataatgataat CTGTACTTGGGCATTGTGCTCACCGCTGTCGTAATCATCACAGGCATCTTCTCGTACTACCAGGAGAGCAAGAGTTCCCGCATCATGGAGTCCTTCAAAAACCTTGTTCCTCAA TATGCCATTGTCATCCGTGAGGGTGAGAAACTGAATGTGCAGGCTGAAGAACTATGCATAGGTGACATCATTGACGTCAAGTTTGGTGATCGTATCCCTGCTGACATGCGAGTCATTGAAGCTCGAGGTTTCAAG GTCGACAACTCTTCACTCACTGGTGAGTCTGAGCCACAGAGTCGCTCTCCTGAATTCACATCTGAGAATCCTCTTGAGACCAAGAACCTTGCCTTCTTTTCCACCAATGCTGTTGAAG GTACTTGCAAGGGTATTGTAATCAATATTGGTGACAACACTGTGATGGGTCGCATTGCTGGTCTGGCCTCTGGCTTGGAAACTGGAGAGACTCCAATTGCCAAGGAGATCAGTCACTTCATCCACATCATTACTGGTGTGGCCGTCTTCCTGGGTGTTACATTCTTCGTCATTGCCTTCATCCTGG GTTACCATTGGCTGGATGCTGTTGTGTTCCTCATTGGTATCATTGTGGCCAATGTGCCCGAGGGTCTGCTGGCCACTGTCACCGTGTGTCTCACCCTCACTGCCAAGCGTATGGCTGCCAAGAACTGCTTGGTGAAGAACTTGGAGGCTGTGGAAACCCTGGGTTCAACCTCTACCATCTGCTCCGACAAGACTGGCACCCTCACTCAGAACCGTATGACAGTCGCTCACATGTGGTTTGACAACACCATCATTGAGGCAGATACCTCAGAGGACCAATCTGGCTGCCAGTACGACAAGACTTCTGAGGGATGGAAGGCTCTCTCCCGAATTGCTGCTCTCTGCAACCGTGCCGAATTCAAGACAGGTCAGGAAGATGTTCCCATTCTGAAACGAGAAGTGAACGGTGATGCTTCCGAGGCTGCTCTGCTGAAGTGTGTGGAACTTGCCATAGGAGATGTGAGGGGCTGGCGCTCCCGCAACAAGAAGGTCTGTGAGATTCCTTTCAACTCCACCAACAAGTACCAGGTGTCTATCCACGAGACCCAGGACAAGAACGACCTCCGCTACCTGCTTGTAATGAAGGGTGCTCCAGAGAGGATCCTCGAACGATGCTCTACTATCTTCATGAATGGCGAGGAGAAGCCTTTggatgaggagatgaaggaatctTTCAACAATGCTTACTTGGAGTTGGGTGGGCTTGGAGAGCGTGTGCTAGGCTTTTGTGACTATGTCCTGCCCTCCGACAAGTATCCCCTTGGCTATCCCTTCGATGCTGATGCTGTTAACTTCCCTGTGCACGGTCTTCGGTTTGTTGGGCTCATGTCCATGATTGATCCTCCCCGTGCTGCCGTGCCCGACGCTGTGGCCAAGTGCCGTTCTGCTGGTATCAAGGTCATCATGGTTACTGGTGATCACCCTATCACTGCCAAGGCCATTGCCAAGTCTGTGGGTATCATTTCTGAGGGCAATGAGACTGTGGAGGACATTGCCCAAAGACTCAACATTCCCATCAAGGAGGTTGACCCCCGCGAGGCCAAGGCTGCTGTGGTCCACGGCTCCGAGTTGAGGGACATGACTTCTGAACAGCTGGATGACGTCCTTATCCATCACACTGAGATTGTGTTCGCCCGTACCTCCCCACAGCAGAAGCTCATCATTGTGGAGGGCTGCCAGCGTATGGGAGCCATTGTAGCTGTAACTGGAGATGGTGTAAATGACTCCCCTGCCCTCAAGAAGGCCGATATTG GTGTGGCCATGGGTATTGCTGGATCCGACGTGTCTAAGCAGGCTGCTGACATGATCCTGTTGGATGACAACTTTGCTTCTATTGTCACTGGTGTAGAAGAGGGCAGGCTTATTTTTGATAACCTGAAGAAATCTATTGCCTACACCCTCACCTCCAACATCCCTGAGATCTCccccttcttgttcttcatgatTGCCTCCGTGCCTCTTCCTCTGGGCACCGTCACCATTCTCTGCATTGATCTGGGTACTGACATG GTGCCTGCCATTTCCCTTGCCTATGAAGAAGCTGAGTCAGATATTATGAAGCGCCAGCCCAGAAATCCCTTCACGGACAAGCTTGTGAACGAGAG GCTCATCTCCATGGCCTATGGTCAAATTGGCATGATCCAGGCTCTGGCTGGATTCTATGTGTACTTTGTCATCATGGCTGAGAACGGGTTcctgcctcccatcctctttgGCATCCGTGAGCAGTGGGACTCCAAGGCCATCAACGATCTGGAGGATTACTATGGCCAGGAATGG ACATATCATGACCGCAAGATCCTTGAGTACACCTGCCACACTGCGTTCTTTGTGGCCattgtggtggtgcagtgggcTGACTTGATCATCTGTAAGACTCGCCGTAACTCCATCCTTCACCAGGGCATGAA GAACATGGTGCTTAACTTTGGATTGTGTTTCGAAACTACACTGGCTGCCTTCCTCTCCTACACACCAGGCATGGACAAAGGTCTAAGGATGTATCCCCTCAA ATTCTACTGGTGGCTGCCAGCTCTCCCGTTCTCATTACTCATCTTTGTGTACGACGAGTGTCGCCGGTTCGTGCTGCGCAGGAACCCTGGTGGCTGGGTGGAGATGGAGACCTATTATTAA
- the LOC123501184 gene encoding sodium/potassium-transporting ATPase subunit alpha-like isoform X1 translates to MADTGRTDSYRHATDRNVPDDNRTVKGDPKSKKKNVKGKRKGEKEKDMDNLKQELELDEHKVPIEELFQRLSVNPDTGLTQAEARRRLERDGPNALTPPKQTPEWVKFCKNLFGGFSLLLWIGAILCFIAYSIEAASEEEPNNDNLYLGIVLTAVVIITGIFSYYQESKSSRIMESFKNLVPQYAIVIREGEKLNVQAEELCIGDIIDVKFGDRIPADMRVIEARGFKVDNSSLTGESEPQSRSPEFTSENPLETKNLAFFSTNAVEGTCKGIVINIGDNTVMGRIAGLASGLETGETPIAKEISHFIHIITGVAVFLGVTFFVIAFILGYHWLDAVVFLIGIIVANVPEGLLATVTVCLTLTAKRMAAKNCLVKNLEAVETLGSTSTICSDKTGTLTQNRMTVAHMWFDNTIIEADTSEDQSGCQYDKTSEGWKALSRIAALCNRAEFKTGQEDVPILKREVNGDASEAALLKCVELAIGDVRGWRSRNKKVCEIPFNSTNKYQVSIHETQDKNDLRYLLVMKGAPERILERCSTIFMNGEEKPLDEEMKESFNNAYLELGGLGERVLGFCDYVLPSDKYPLGYPFDADAVNFPVHGLRFVGLMSMIDPPRAAVPDAVAKCRSAGIKVIMVTGDHPITAKAIAKSVGIISEGNETVEDIAQRLNIPIKEVDPREAKAAVVHGSELRDMTSEQLDDVLIHHTEIVFARTSPQQKLIIVEGCQRMGAIVAVTGDGVNDSPALKKADIGVAMGIAGSDVSKQAADMILLDDNFASIVTGVEEGRLIFDNLKKSIAYTLTSNIPEISPFLFFMIASVPLPLGTVTILCIDLGTDMVPAISLAYEEAESDIMKRQPRNPFTDKLVNERLISMAYGQIGMIQALAGFYVYFVIMAENGFLPPILFGIREQWDSKAINDLEDYYGQEWTYHDRKILEYTCHTAFFVAIVVVQWADLIICKTRRNSILHQGMKNMVLNFGLCFETTLAAFLSYTPGMDKGLRMYPLKFYWWLPALPFSLLIFVYDECRRFVLRRNPGGWVEMETYY, encoded by the exons ATGGCTGAc ACGGGCAGAACAGATTCGTACCGCCACGCTACGGATCGTAACGTCCCTGATGATAACCGAACTGTGAAGGGAGACCCCAAG tcaaaaaagaagaatgtcaaggggaagaggaaaggggagaaggagaaggatatggACAACCTGAAACAGGAATTGGAACTTGATGAACACAAGGTCCCCATAGAAGAACTCTTTCAGCGCCTCTCCGTCAATCCTGACACA GGTTTGACACAAGCTGAGGCCCGTCGCAGGTTAGAAAGGGATGGCCCCAACGCCCTCACCCCTCCCAAGCAAACTCCAGAATGGGTCAAATTTTGCAAGAACCTGTTTGGTGGATTCTCACTGCTGCTGTGGATTGGTGCCATTCTCTGCTTCATTGCTTACTCCATTGAGGCTGCATCAGAGGAGGAacccaataatgataat CTGTACTTGGGCATTGTGCTCACCGCTGTCGTAATCATCACAGGCATCTTCTCGTACTACCAGGAGAGCAAGAGTTCCCGCATCATGGAGTCCTTCAAAAACCTTGTTCCTCAA TATGCCATTGTCATCCGTGAGGGTGAGAAACTGAATGTGCAGGCTGAAGAACTATGCATAGGTGACATCATTGACGTCAAGTTTGGTGATCGTATCCCTGCTGACATGCGAGTCATTGAAGCTCGAGGTTTCAAG GTCGACAACTCTTCACTCACTGGTGAGTCTGAGCCACAGAGTCGCTCTCCTGAATTCACATCTGAGAATCCTCTTGAGACCAAGAACCTTGCCTTCTTTTCCACCAATGCTGTTGAAG GTACTTGCAAGGGTATTGTAATCAATATTGGTGACAACACTGTGATGGGTCGCATTGCTGGTCTGGCCTCTGGCTTGGAAACTGGAGAGACTCCAATTGCCAAGGAGATCAGTCACTTCATCCACATCATTACTGGTGTGGCCGTCTTCCTGGGTGTTACATTCTTCGTCATTGCCTTCATCCTGG GTTACCATTGGCTGGATGCTGTTGTGTTCCTCATTGGTATCATTGTGGCCAATGTGCCCGAGGGTCTGCTGGCCACTGTCACCGTGTGTCTCACCCTCACTGCCAAGCGTATGGCTGCCAAGAACTGCTTGGTGAAGAACTTGGAGGCTGTGGAAACCCTGGGTTCAACCTCTACCATCTGCTCCGACAAGACTGGCACCCTCACTCAGAACCGTATGACAGTCGCTCACATGTGGTTTGACAACACCATCATTGAGGCAGATACCTCAGAGGACCAATCTGGCTGCCAGTACGACAAGACTTCTGAGGGATGGAAGGCTCTCTCCCGAATTGCTGCTCTCTGCAACCGTGCCGAATTCAAGACAGGTCAGGAAGATGTTCCCATTCTGAAACGAGAAGTGAACGGTGATGCTTCCGAGGCTGCTCTGCTGAAGTGTGTGGAACTTGCCATAGGAGATGTGAGGGGCTGGCGCTCCCGCAACAAGAAGGTCTGTGAGATTCCTTTCAACTCCACCAACAAGTACCAGGTGTCTATCCACGAGACCCAGGACAAGAACGACCTCCGCTACCTGCTTGTAATGAAGGGTGCTCCAGAGAGGATCCTCGAACGATGCTCTACTATCTTCATGAATGGCGAGGAGAAGCCTTTggatgaggagatgaaggaatctTTCAACAATGCTTACTTGGAGTTGGGTGGGCTTGGAGAGCGTGTGCTAGGCTTTTGTGACTATGTCCTGCCCTCCGACAAGTATCCCCTTGGCTATCCCTTCGATGCTGATGCTGTTAACTTCCCTGTGCACGGTCTTCGGTTTGTTGGGCTCATGTCCATGATTGATCCTCCCCGTGCTGCCGTGCCCGACGCTGTGGCCAAGTGCCGTTCTGCTGGTATCAAGGTCATCATGGTTACTGGTGATCACCCTATCACTGCCAAGGCCATTGCCAAGTCTGTGGGTATCATTTCTGAGGGCAATGAGACTGTGGAGGACATTGCCCAAAGACTCAACATTCCCATCAAGGAGGTTGACCCCCGCGAGGCCAAGGCTGCTGTGGTCCACGGCTCCGAGTTGAGGGACATGACTTCTGAACAGCTGGATGACGTCCTTATCCATCACACTGAGATTGTGTTCGCCCGTACCTCCCCACAGCAGAAGCTCATCATTGTGGAGGGCTGCCAGCGTATGGGAGCCATTGTAGCTGTAACTGGAGATGGTGTAAATGACTCCCCTGCCCTCAAGAAGGCCGATATTG GTGTGGCCATGGGTATTGCTGGATCCGACGTGTCTAAGCAGGCTGCTGACATGATCCTGTTGGATGACAACTTTGCTTCTATTGTCACTGGTGTAGAAGAGGGCAGGCTTATTTTTGATAACCTGAAGAAATCTATTGCCTACACCCTCACCTCCAACATCCCTGAGATCTCccccttcttgttcttcatgatTGCCTCCGTGCCTCTTCCTCTGGGCACCGTCACCATTCTCTGCATTGATCTGGGTACTGACATG GTGCCTGCCATTTCCCTTGCCTATGAAGAAGCTGAGTCAGATATTATGAAGCGCCAGCCCAGAAATCCCTTCACGGACAAGCTTGTGAACGAGAG GCTCATCTCCATGGCCTATGGTCAAATTGGCATGATCCAGGCTCTGGCTGGATTCTATGTGTACTTTGTCATCATGGCTGAGAACGGGTTcctgcctcccatcctctttgGCATCCGTGAGCAGTGGGACTCCAAGGCCATCAACGATCTGGAGGATTACTATGGCCAGGAATGG ACATATCATGACCGCAAGATCCTTGAGTACACCTGCCACACTGCGTTCTTTGTGGCCattgtggtggtgcagtgggcTGACTTGATCATCTGTAAGACTCGCCGTAACTCCATCCTTCACCAGGGCATGAA GAACATGGTGCTTAACTTTGGATTGTGTTTCGAAACTACACTGGCTGCCTTCCTCTCCTACACACCAGGCATGGACAAAGGTCTAAGGATGTATCCCCTCAA ATTCTACTGGTGGCTGCCAGCTCTCCCGTTCTCATTACTCATCTTTGTGTACGACGAGTGTCGCCGGTTCGTGCTGCGCAGGAACCCTGGTGGCTGGGTGGAGATGGAGACCTATTATTAA
- the LOC123501184 gene encoding sodium/potassium-transporting ATPase subunit alpha-like isoform X5 produces the protein MATKGMAGDTAAENGDATSKKKNVKGKRKGEKEKDMDNLKQELELDEHKVPIEELFQRLSVNPDTGLTQAEARRRLERDGPNALTPPKQTPEWVKFCKNLFGGFSLLLWIGAILCFIAYSIEAASEEEPNNDNLYLGIVLTAVVIITGIFSYYQESKSSRIMESFKNLVPQYAIVIREGEKLNVQAEELCIGDIIDVKFGDRIPADMRVIEARGFKVDNSSLTGESEPQSRSPEFTSENPLETKNLAFFSTNAVEGTCKGIVINIGDNTVMGRIAGLASGLETGETPIAKEISHFIHIITGVAVFLGVTFFVIAFILGYHWLDAVVFLIGIIVANVPEGLLATVTVCLTLTAKRMAAKNCLVKNLEAVETLGSTSTICSDKTGTLTQNRMTVAHMWFDNTIIEADTSEDQSGCQYDKTSEGWKALSRIAALCNRAEFKTGQEDVPILKREVNGDASEAALLKCVELAIGDVRGWRSRNKKVCEIPFNSTNKYQVSIHETQDKNDLRYLLVMKGAPERILERCSTIFMNGEEKPLDEEMKESFNNAYLELGGLGERVLGFCDYVLPSDKYPLGYPFDADAVNFPVHGLRFVGLMSMIDPPRAAVPDAVAKCRSAGIKVIMVTGDHPITAKAIAKSVGIISEGNETVEDIAQRLNIPIKEVDPREAKAAVVHGSELRDMTSEQLDDVLIHHTEIVFARTSPQQKLIIVEGCQRMGAIVAVTGDGVNDSPALKKADIGVAMGIAGSDVSKQAADMILLDDNFASIVTGVEEGRLIFDNLKKSIAYTLTSNIPEISPFLFFMIASVPLPLGTVTILCIDLGTDMVPAISLAYEEAESDIMKRQPRNPFTDKLVNERLISMAYGQIGMIQALAGFYVYFVIMAENGFLPPILFGIREQWDSKAINDLEDYYGQEWTYHDRKILEYTCHTAFFVAIVVVQWADLIICKTRRNSILHQGMKNMVLNFGLCFETTLAAFLSYTPGMDKGLRMYPLKFYWWLPALPFSLLIFVYDECRRFVLRRNPGGWVEMETYY, from the exons tcaaaaaagaagaatgtcaaggggaagaggaaaggggagaaggagaaggatatggACAACCTGAAACAGGAATTGGAACTTGATGAACACAAGGTCCCCATAGAAGAACTCTTTCAGCGCCTCTCCGTCAATCCTGACACA GGTTTGACACAAGCTGAGGCCCGTCGCAGGTTAGAAAGGGATGGCCCCAACGCCCTCACCCCTCCCAAGCAAACTCCAGAATGGGTCAAATTTTGCAAGAACCTGTTTGGTGGATTCTCACTGCTGCTGTGGATTGGTGCCATTCTCTGCTTCATTGCTTACTCCATTGAGGCTGCATCAGAGGAGGAacccaataatgataat CTGTACTTGGGCATTGTGCTCACCGCTGTCGTAATCATCACAGGCATCTTCTCGTACTACCAGGAGAGCAAGAGTTCCCGCATCATGGAGTCCTTCAAAAACCTTGTTCCTCAA TATGCCATTGTCATCCGTGAGGGTGAGAAACTGAATGTGCAGGCTGAAGAACTATGCATAGGTGACATCATTGACGTCAAGTTTGGTGATCGTATCCCTGCTGACATGCGAGTCATTGAAGCTCGAGGTTTCAAG GTCGACAACTCTTCACTCACTGGTGAGTCTGAGCCACAGAGTCGCTCTCCTGAATTCACATCTGAGAATCCTCTTGAGACCAAGAACCTTGCCTTCTTTTCCACCAATGCTGTTGAAG GTACTTGCAAGGGTATTGTAATCAATATTGGTGACAACACTGTGATGGGTCGCATTGCTGGTCTGGCCTCTGGCTTGGAAACTGGAGAGACTCCAATTGCCAAGGAGATCAGTCACTTCATCCACATCATTACTGGTGTGGCCGTCTTCCTGGGTGTTACATTCTTCGTCATTGCCTTCATCCTGG GTTACCATTGGCTGGATGCTGTTGTGTTCCTCATTGGTATCATTGTGGCCAATGTGCCCGAGGGTCTGCTGGCCACTGTCACCGTGTGTCTCACCCTCACTGCCAAGCGTATGGCTGCCAAGAACTGCTTGGTGAAGAACTTGGAGGCTGTGGAAACCCTGGGTTCAACCTCTACCATCTGCTCCGACAAGACTGGCACCCTCACTCAGAACCGTATGACAGTCGCTCACATGTGGTTTGACAACACCATCATTGAGGCAGATACCTCAGAGGACCAATCTGGCTGCCAGTACGACAAGACTTCTGAGGGATGGAAGGCTCTCTCCCGAATTGCTGCTCTCTGCAACCGTGCCGAATTCAAGACAGGTCAGGAAGATGTTCCCATTCTGAAACGAGAAGTGAACGGTGATGCTTCCGAGGCTGCTCTGCTGAAGTGTGTGGAACTTGCCATAGGAGATGTGAGGGGCTGGCGCTCCCGCAACAAGAAGGTCTGTGAGATTCCTTTCAACTCCACCAACAAGTACCAGGTGTCTATCCACGAGACCCAGGACAAGAACGACCTCCGCTACCTGCTTGTAATGAAGGGTGCTCCAGAGAGGATCCTCGAACGATGCTCTACTATCTTCATGAATGGCGAGGAGAAGCCTTTggatgaggagatgaaggaatctTTCAACAATGCTTACTTGGAGTTGGGTGGGCTTGGAGAGCGTGTGCTAGGCTTTTGTGACTATGTCCTGCCCTCCGACAAGTATCCCCTTGGCTATCCCTTCGATGCTGATGCTGTTAACTTCCCTGTGCACGGTCTTCGGTTTGTTGGGCTCATGTCCATGATTGATCCTCCCCGTGCTGCCGTGCCCGACGCTGTGGCCAAGTGCCGTTCTGCTGGTATCAAGGTCATCATGGTTACTGGTGATCACCCTATCACTGCCAAGGCCATTGCCAAGTCTGTGGGTATCATTTCTGAGGGCAATGAGACTGTGGAGGACATTGCCCAAAGACTCAACATTCCCATCAAGGAGGTTGACCCCCGCGAGGCCAAGGCTGCTGTGGTCCACGGCTCCGAGTTGAGGGACATGACTTCTGAACAGCTGGATGACGTCCTTATCCATCACACTGAGATTGTGTTCGCCCGTACCTCCCCACAGCAGAAGCTCATCATTGTGGAGGGCTGCCAGCGTATGGGAGCCATTGTAGCTGTAACTGGAGATGGTGTAAATGACTCCCCTGCCCTCAAGAAGGCCGATATTG GTGTGGCCATGGGTATTGCTGGATCCGACGTGTCTAAGCAGGCTGCTGACATGATCCTGTTGGATGACAACTTTGCTTCTATTGTCACTGGTGTAGAAGAGGGCAGGCTTATTTTTGATAACCTGAAGAAATCTATTGCCTACACCCTCACCTCCAACATCCCTGAGATCTCccccttcttgttcttcatgatTGCCTCCGTGCCTCTTCCTCTGGGCACCGTCACCATTCTCTGCATTGATCTGGGTACTGACATG GTGCCTGCCATTTCCCTTGCCTATGAAGAAGCTGAGTCAGATATTATGAAGCGCCAGCCCAGAAATCCCTTCACGGACAAGCTTGTGAACGAGAG GCTCATCTCCATGGCCTATGGTCAAATTGGCATGATCCAGGCTCTGGCTGGATTCTATGTGTACTTTGTCATCATGGCTGAGAACGGGTTcctgcctcccatcctctttgGCATCCGTGAGCAGTGGGACTCCAAGGCCATCAACGATCTGGAGGATTACTATGGCCAGGAATGG ACATATCATGACCGCAAGATCCTTGAGTACACCTGCCACACTGCGTTCTTTGTGGCCattgtggtggtgcagtgggcTGACTTGATCATCTGTAAGACTCGCCGTAACTCCATCCTTCACCAGGGCATGAA GAACATGGTGCTTAACTTTGGATTGTGTTTCGAAACTACACTGGCTGCCTTCCTCTCCTACACACCAGGCATGGACAAAGGTCTAAGGATGTATCCCCTCAA ATTCTACTGGTGGCTGCCAGCTCTCCCGTTCTCATTACTCATCTTTGTGTACGACGAGTGTCGCCGGTTCGTGCTGCGCAGGAACCCTGGTGGCTGGGTGGAGATGGAGACCTATTATTAA